From the Deltaproteobacteria bacterium genome, one window contains:
- a CDS encoding HEPN domain-containing protein → MSVPDSTASKHKQVLINYWMDKADESMEAARSDYGAGRYTVAVRNLYYASFYALTTVLLKEGRTFKRHSGVKAALHKNLIKAG, encoded by the coding sequence ATGAGTGTACCCGATTCCACCGCTAGTAAACATAAACAGGTGCTGATCAACTACTGGATGGATAAAGCCGATGAATCCATGGAAGCTGCTCGCAGCGACTACGGTGCAGGTAGATATACGGTCGCTGTGAGGAATCTTTACTATGCCAGCTTTTATGCTTTAACAACAGTTCTGTTGAAAGAAGGACGCACCTTCAAGAGGCACAGCGGCGTCAAGGCTGCACTCCATAAGAATCTGATCAAGGCAGGTTGA